From the Maioricimonas rarisocia genome, one window contains:
- a CDS encoding dynamin family protein: MSTDELAHFEMLAQVDQVTVRLRRWSERESHWSAMNECQALLRRVLSRVDRLRIRLEAPLVVATFGGTGTGKSSLVNALVGEECTVSGRQRPTTRQPILITHPKTELEPLNLPVEEFQIVRREADLLRDIVIIDCPDPDTNEAESPGSNLARLHALLPHCDVLIYTSTQQKYRSARVSEELGQAASGCRLVFVQTHGDLDEDIREDWRKHLQPQYEVPDVFFVDSVRGLEEQRAGQRPSGDLARLMDLLTTQLAASERARVRRANVVDLLHAAVSRCHGLLGREWPKVDAVEQALAEQRGQLSRRMSERLCKELLGSRNLWERRLLSAVTDTWGFSPFSSVLRFYNGLGTLLASMSFYRARSTAQLALIGAMQGARWLEGRREERTAETSLQRASAFGIDDTLLRESELVVEGHLVSAGLDRGLVRGNDLDQLRQQAVRVEDDFLVDAGQRVEEIIQKLARRNSGWFTRTIYELLFASYLVYVLFRIGKNFFYESFWLSEPILSSDFYLPALVFFALWSGLLVMLFVRRLRRGLDQEITELARELTDVRLSHGLFPRLEETCSDLRWQRGELESIHEQIVSLRQELATGSQLGAQVEVGTDALPSEA, encoded by the coding sequence ATGTCGACAGACGAACTCGCTCATTTCGAGATGCTTGCCCAGGTGGATCAGGTCACCGTGCGGCTGCGTCGCTGGTCGGAGCGCGAGTCTCACTGGTCGGCCATGAACGAGTGTCAGGCGTTGCTGCGGCGCGTGCTCTCACGTGTCGACAGACTGCGGATTCGCCTCGAAGCTCCGCTCGTGGTGGCGACGTTCGGGGGAACCGGGACCGGTAAGAGTTCGCTCGTCAATGCGCTGGTCGGCGAGGAATGCACCGTCAGTGGTCGTCAGCGCCCGACGACCCGGCAGCCGATTCTGATCACCCATCCCAAGACCGAACTCGAGCCGCTCAACCTTCCTGTCGAGGAGTTCCAGATCGTCCGCCGCGAAGCCGACCTGCTGCGCGACATCGTCATCATCGACTGCCCCGATCCGGATACGAACGAGGCGGAATCCCCCGGCAGCAATCTGGCCCGCCTGCACGCCCTGCTGCCGCATTGCGACGTCCTCATCTATACGTCGACGCAGCAGAAGTACCGTTCGGCCCGCGTGAGTGAGGAGCTGGGACAGGCCGCGTCCGGCTGCCGGCTGGTGTTCGTGCAGACTCACGGCGATCTGGATGAGGACATCCGGGAAGACTGGCGGAAGCACCTGCAGCCGCAGTACGAAGTGCCGGACGTTTTTTTCGTCGATTCCGTCCGCGGGCTCGAAGAGCAGCGGGCCGGTCAGCGTCCCTCCGGTGACCTGGCGCGGCTCATGGATCTGCTCACGACGCAGCTTGCCGCTTCAGAACGGGCCCGCGTGCGGCGCGCGAATGTGGTGGATCTGCTGCATGCCGCCGTTTCACGCTGTCACGGACTGCTGGGCCGCGAATGGCCGAAGGTCGATGCCGTCGAGCAGGCTCTGGCGGAGCAGCGCGGTCAGCTGAGCCGGCGGATGTCGGAGCGGCTCTGCAAGGAACTGCTCGGCTCACGCAACCTGTGGGAGCGACGTCTGCTGAGCGCGGTGACCGATACCTGGGGCTTCAGCCCGTTTTCGTCGGTGCTTCGCTTCTATAACGGACTGGGGACGCTGCTGGCGTCCATGAGTTTCTACCGGGCCCGCAGCACGGCCCAGCTCGCCCTGATCGGTGCCATGCAGGGGGCACGCTGGCTGGAAGGACGCCGCGAAGAGCGGACGGCAGAAACGTCGCTGCAGCGGGCGAGCGCCTTCGGCATCGACGACACACTGCTGCGCGAATCGGAACTGGTCGTTGAAGGGCACCTCGTCTCGGCAGGACTGGATCGAGGGCTGGTTCGTGGAAACGATCTCGATCAGTTGCGGCAGCAGGCGGTGCGAGTCGAAGATGACTTTCTCGTGGATGCCGGCCAGCGCGTCGAAGAGATCATCCAGAAGCTCGCCCGCCGGAACTCCGGATGGTTCACGCGCACGATCTACGAATTGCTGTTCGCGTCGTATCTGGTCTACGTCCTGTTCCGGATCGGCAAGAACTTCTTCTACGAATCGTTCTGGCTCAGCGAGCCGATTCTCTCCTCGGATTTCTACCTGCCGGCGCTGGTCTTTTTCGCGCTGTGGTCGGGGCTACTGGTGATGCTGTTCGTCCGCCGGCTGCGTCGCGGACTGGATCAGGAGATCACCGAGCTGGCCCGCGAACTGACCGACGTACGGCTCTCCCACGGCCTGTTCCCGCGGCTCGAAGAGACCTGCAGCGACCTGCGCTGGCAGCGGGGGGAACTGGAATCGATCCACGAACAGATCGTTTCGTTGCGGCAGGAGCTGGCGACCGGTTCGCAGCTTGGCGCGCAGGTCGAAGTCGGTACGGACGCACTTCCTTCAGAAGCCTGA
- a CDS encoding alpha/beta hydrolase family protein has protein sequence MLFTTLCAMLICHSAGRQSHAVDPAAPHQPLPQQSYYGPVPSGNGPDLVPPAGDVVDEGYWVISSRRSTQHERENGRWGVDVFRRSGPRQVRGSNIQEFASSLTPGVPVCIFTHGSFVSWPSHLQQAEATNRWLRRAGAGAPLHVVFFTWPSDSGAIVTPLDVSVRGRRAEFNGLHLAWVLSQIPEACPVCLIGHSHGARVTLSTMHLIGGGQVQGLVYNGPKPQSKRYRVVLAAAAVDHDWINPSNRYGQAVCQLEGLMNLQNRTDLALGLYPLRQPFSNRALGEAGFSATDRYMQGPHRCKMIDVDVTPLLGAGHNWPLYLATPQIASTIAPFVYHQDVSQPALTQTPSAGNGSDALPKRATPEHAPSPLAGRSGWQPQPPVQPRPMPARTRGIMKPSGF, from the coding sequence GTGCTGTTCACGACGCTGTGCGCAATGCTGATCTGCCATTCGGCCGGACGCCAGAGTCACGCTGTCGATCCGGCTGCGCCTCACCAGCCCCTTCCTCAACAGTCGTACTACGGCCCGGTCCCGTCGGGGAACGGGCCCGATCTTGTCCCGCCGGCCGGCGATGTCGTCGATGAGGGCTACTGGGTCATCAGCAGTCGCCGTTCGACGCAGCACGAACGGGAGAACGGGAGGTGGGGCGTCGACGTCTTTCGCCGGAGTGGTCCGCGCCAGGTTCGCGGCAGCAACATTCAGGAGTTCGCTTCCAGCCTGACGCCGGGCGTCCCGGTCTGTATCTTCACGCATGGAAGCTTTGTCAGCTGGCCATCGCACCTGCAGCAGGCCGAAGCCACGAACCGCTGGCTTCGCCGGGCCGGAGCTGGAGCACCGCTGCACGTGGTGTTCTTTACGTGGCCGAGTGACTCCGGCGCCATCGTCACCCCGCTCGATGTCTCGGTCCGCGGCCGCCGGGCGGAATTCAACGGCCTGCACCTGGCCTGGGTGCTTTCGCAGATTCCCGAGGCGTGCCCGGTCTGTCTGATCGGCCACAGCCACGGAGCACGCGTGACGCTTTCGACGATGCACCTGATCGGCGGCGGGCAAGTGCAGGGCCTGGTCTACAACGGACCGAAGCCGCAATCGAAACGGTACCGCGTTGTGCTGGCAGCCGCGGCCGTCGATCACGACTGGATCAATCCCTCGAACCGCTACGGTCAGGCAGTCTGCCAGCTCGAGGGGTTGATGAACCTGCAGAACCGGACCGATCTGGCACTGGGGCTGTACCCGCTCCGTCAGCCATTCTCGAACCGGGCACTGGGCGAGGCCGGCTTCTCCGCCACCGACCGCTACATGCAGGGCCCGCACCGCTGCAAGATGATCGACGTCGACGTGACGCCGCTGCTCGGGGCCGGCCACAACTGGCCGCTCTACCTGGCGACACCGCAGATCGCCTCGACCATTGCCCCCTTCGTCTACCATCAGGACGTGTCTCAGCCGGCCCTGACGCAAACGCCTTCCGCGGGCAATGGATCGGATGCACTGCCGAAGCGTGCCACACCGGAGCACGCCCCGTCGCCACTTGCCGGCCGCTCCGGATGGCAGCCGCAGCCACCAGTTCAGCCACGGCCGATGCCCGCACGCACACGTGGCATCATGAAACCCTCAGGCTTCTGA
- the rpoN gene encoding RNA polymerase factor sigma-54 has product MQLNVSQQMKMSQQMKLAPRMIQSMEILQLPLMALQERIEQELAENVVLEQSTASDNDQATETAPADDTPRGEVEERELNAGGEENNASDFERLVEISQEWPEDNYTSGSKPSSNRMDDDSDRQHDVMANAASRPQTLHDYLLEQFHYFDRDPISREFGEYLIQNLDHNGRLQSSLPEIVQVFGKPIPLEQAEETLRMIQKLDPPGVGARDLKECLLLQITEETPLHDILRTVISGHLDDIIQNRLPLIERKTGYSIDDIKAAIEQMKTLNPFPGRGFEEEHVQSVTPDLSVEKDDAGKYVVRLEDEYLPQLRISRRYTKLLQRNPDQATKDFIRKKIESAKWLIESIEQRYNTLRKVAQAIVDYQTEFLDNGPEHIVPLKMQQIADQVGVHVTTVSRAVDDKYIATPRGVFALKRFFGGGTTTSEGEEVAWDIIRLKLKEIVDGEDKKSPLSDDALVEELKKHGYNLARRTVTKYRQAMNIPSSRQRREY; this is encoded by the coding sequence ATGCAACTCAACGTTTCACAACAGATGAAGATGAGCCAGCAAATGAAGCTGGCTCCGCGCATGATCCAGTCGATGGAGATCCTGCAACTGCCGCTGATGGCACTGCAGGAACGGATCGAACAGGAACTTGCCGAAAACGTCGTCCTCGAACAGTCCACCGCATCCGACAACGATCAGGCGACCGAAACCGCTCCTGCCGACGATACCCCTCGGGGGGAAGTCGAAGAACGCGAGCTCAACGCCGGCGGAGAAGAGAACAACGCCTCCGACTTTGAGCGGCTCGTCGAGATCTCGCAGGAGTGGCCGGAAGACAACTACACCTCCGGCAGCAAGCCATCCAGCAACCGGATGGACGACGATTCCGATCGCCAGCACGACGTGATGGCGAATGCGGCCTCCCGTCCGCAGACCCTGCATGACTATCTGCTCGAGCAGTTCCACTACTTCGACCGCGATCCGATCTCGCGCGAGTTCGGCGAGTACCTGATCCAGAATCTCGACCACAACGGCCGGCTGCAGAGTTCGCTGCCCGAGATCGTGCAGGTTTTCGGCAAGCCGATCCCGCTCGAGCAGGCCGAAGAGACGCTGCGGATGATCCAGAAACTGGACCCGCCCGGCGTCGGCGCCCGTGACCTTAAGGAATGCCTGCTGCTGCAGATCACCGAAGAAACGCCACTGCACGACATCCTGCGGACGGTGATTTCCGGGCACCTGGACGACATCATCCAGAACCGACTGCCGCTGATCGAACGGAAGACCGGCTACTCGATCGACGACATCAAGGCGGCCATCGAACAGATGAAGACGCTCAACCCGTTCCCCGGCCGGGGGTTCGAGGAAGAGCACGTCCAGTCGGTCACGCCGGATCTGAGCGTCGAGAAAGACGACGCGGGCAAGTACGTCGTTCGTCTCGAAGACGAGTATCTGCCTCAACTGCGAATCAGCCGACGCTACACAAAACTGCTGCAGCGCAATCCTGACCAGGCGACGAAGGACTTCATCCGCAAGAAGATCGAGTCGGCCAAGTGGCTGATCGAGTCGATCGAGCAGCGGTACAACACGCTGCGGAAGGTTGCGCAGGCGATCGTCGACTATCAGACCGAATTCCTCGACAACGGTCCCGAGCACATCGTCCCTCTGAAGATGCAGCAGATCGCTGACCAGGTCGGCGTCCACGTGACAACCGTCTCCCGGGCCGTCGACGACAAGTACATCGCCACCCCCCGCGGCGTCTTCGCACTCAAGCGGTTCTTTGGCGGTGGAACGACCACGTCCGAAGGTGAAGAAGTTGCCTGGGACATCATCCGCCTGAAGCTCAAGGAGATCGTCGACGGAGAGGACAAGAAAAGTCCGCTCAGCGACGACGCCCTGGTCGAGGAGCTGAAGAAGCACGGATACAACCTGGCACGCCGGACGGTCACGAAATACCGGCAGGCCATGAACATTCCTTCTTCCCGGCAACGTCGGGAGTATTGA
- the recR gene encoding recombination mediator RecR — translation MAAMIDDAEKHPFGPAVGRLVQQLSGLPGIGRKTAERLANYLLSCSKAEALQLADAIRDVKEKVHRCRICFNLTDQEECSICRDPRRERSAVCVVEQPKDVMLLEASGAFGGLYHVLGGRISPLEGVGPEDLTIDALVRRVRQDEVREIVMATNPTVEGDGTALFISNLLENEPVRITRLARGIASGSVLEFANKEMLADALRGRQNF, via the coding sequence ATGGCAGCAATGATTGACGACGCCGAGAAGCACCCGTTTGGTCCGGCCGTGGGACGGCTGGTCCAGCAGCTCTCCGGATTGCCCGGCATCGGACGGAAAACCGCCGAACGACTGGCCAACTACCTTCTTTCCTGCAGCAAAGCCGAAGCACTTCAGCTCGCTGATGCAATCCGCGACGTCAAGGAAAAAGTGCATCGCTGTCGCATCTGTTTCAACCTGACCGATCAGGAAGAGTGCTCGATCTGCCGGGATCCCCGGCGGGAACGGTCAGCCGTCTGCGTCGTTGAACAGCCCAAGGACGTGATGTTGCTGGAAGCCTCCGGGGCCTTCGGCGGACTGTATCACGTGCTGGGTGGTCGCATCTCTCCGCTGGAAGGTGTCGGCCCCGAAGACCTCACGATCGACGCACTCGTTCGCCGGGTGCGGCAGGATGAAGTCCGCGAGATCGTCATGGCCACCAACCCGACAGTTGAGGGGGATGGAACGGCGCTGTTCATCTCGAATCTGCTGGAGAACGAACCGGTCCGGATTACGCGGTTGGCCCGCGGCATCGCATCGGGAAGCGTGCTGGAATTCGCCAACAAGGAGATGCTGGCCGACGCACTGCGCGGACGCCAGAACTTCTGA
- a CDS encoding YbaB/EbfC family nucleoid-associated protein, with protein sequence MFKGFGNLAGMVKGVQELQGRMGQMQERLAQIRVEGTAGGGMVVATMNGQQKLLSCRIEPSLLASGDSEMIEDLVVSAINQAAENAREAAANEMSSLTGDLDMPGLDQALAKFGLGDNGQG encoded by the coding sequence ATGTTTAAAGGGTTTGGGAATCTGGCCGGGATGGTGAAGGGCGTGCAGGAACTGCAGGGCCGCATGGGCCAGATGCAGGAACGCCTCGCCCAGATTCGGGTGGAGGGAACTGCTGGCGGCGGCATGGTTGTTGCTACCATGAACGGGCAGCAGAAACTGCTCTCGTGTCGCATCGAACCTTCGCTCCTGGCCTCCGGCGACAGCGAAATGATCGAAGATCTTGTCGTCTCAGCGATCAACCAGGCCGCTGAGAATGCGCGCGAGGCTGCGGCGAACGAAATGTCCAGCCTGACCGGCGATCTCGATATGCCGGGGCTGGATCAGGCACTCGCCAAATTCGGCCTCGGCGACAACGGGCAGGGGTAG